From the genome of Aspergillus fumigatus Af293 chromosome 1, whole genome shotgun sequence, one region includes:
- a CDS encoding glycoside hydrolase family 28 protein, producing the protein MLKLMGSLVLLASAAEVIASPAAEPVAPSTTLEKRAPCTFSGSNGAAAAMASQKACSTIVLSNVAVPAGTTLDLSDLADGTTVTFEGETTWGYQEWSGPLLKISGKNIKVKGASGATLNPDGARWWDGQGGNGGKTKPKFFAAHDLTSSSSITDLHILNTPVQAVSINGCDGLTITDITIDNSAGDTQGGHNTDAFDIGSSSNIIISGAKVYNQDDCVAVNSGTDITFTGGLCSGGHGLSIGSVGGRSDNTVENVSFTNSQVTNSDNGLRIKATKGKTGTIKGVTYSGITLSSIRKYGILIEQNYDGGDLKGDPTSGIPITDLTMQNISGKGAVASSGYNIAIVCGSGACSNWTWKSVEVTGGKTYGSCKNVPSVAQC; encoded by the exons ATGCTGAAACTGATGGGTTCTCTTGTTCTCCTCGCGTCTGCGGCCGAGGTGATTGCCTCTCCCGCGGCTGAGCCAGTTGCGCCGTCCACAACTCTGGAGAAGCGCGCACCTTGCACGTTTTCCGGGTCCAACGGCGCCGCTGCTGCGATGGCTTCTCAGAAGGCTTGCTCCACTATTGTCCTGTCAAACGTGGCTGTTCCGGCTGGCACGACGCTGGACCTTAGCGATCTGGCGGATGGCACCACA GTCACCTTCGAGGGCGAGACAACCTGGGGTTACCAGGAGTGGTCCGGTCCACTGCTGAAGATTTCCGGCAAGAACATCAAGGTGAAGGGCGCGTCGGGGGCGACGCTGAACCCCGACGGCGCCCGCTGGTGGGACGGCCAGGGCGGCAACGGCGGCAAGACGAAGCCCAAGTTCTTCGCCGCGCACGATCTCacctcgtcatcatccatcacCGATCTGCACATCTTGAACACCCCCGTCCAGGCGGTCAGCATCAACGGATGCGATGGCCTGACCATCACCGACATAACGATCGACAATTCCGCCGGAGACACCCAAGGCGGCCACAACACTGACGCCTTCGATATTGGATCCAGCTCCAACATTATCATTTCAGGCGCCAAGGTCTACAACCAGGACGACTGTGTCGCGGTCAACTCCGGCACGGATATCACCTTTACCGGGGGGCTCTGCTCCGGTGGCCATGGCCTGTCGATTGGTAGCGTTGGTGGCCGGTCTGATAATACTGTCGAGAATGTGTCCTTTACCAACTCCCAGGTGACCAACTCCGACAATG GTCTCCGCATCAAGGCCACCAAAGGGAAGACTGGCACAATCAAGGGAGTCACCTACTCAGGCATCACCCTGAGCTCCATCCGCAA GTACGGTATCCTCATCGAGCAAAACTACGACGGCGGCGATCTCAAGGGCGACCCGACGTCCGGCATCCCCATCACCGACCTCACCATGCAGAACATCAGTGGTAAAGGCGCCGTGGCGTCAAGCGGGTACAATATTGCTATTGTCTGCGGCAGTGGGGCTTGCTCGAACTGGACCTGGAAGAGCGTCGAGGTTACCGGCGGGAAGACCTATGGTAGCTGCAAGAACGTTCCTAGCGTTGCCCAATGCTAG
- the rglB gene encoding polysaccharide lyase family 4 protein: MRFAIPLGAACAWAGVALAALQIAEDFSSITLNNDRFKAVWSKSKGSVVDMFLDGQDLLGPQSGSTGIGPYLDCYCVPSGFYTAGATNPRMQYVEGTDSTGTKYAGVILNDTYTPTGQQFQQYWFLRDGETGLHMFSRLAYYNETTPFLRNLQEFRTLFRPNTQLWTHLTSSELQTAPLPSKNAVSKQVVVQDATWRFNNTPDDAYYTQFSEYFTKYTFSNQWRDNDVHGLYGDGTNSNGSTYGAWLVMNTKGPLHSDLTVDGIVYNYIVSNHHGEGTPNITNGFDRTFGPQFYLFNGGKGSTSSLQDLRSEAAKLADPSWNAEFYDSIAKHVVGYVPSSKRGSVDGRIKLPKGASNPIAILTVDGQYFQDNSVVPSSYQYWTDIDTSGRFRIDRVVEGKYRLTVYADGIFGDFVRDGVTVRAGKTTTVKEKWDAESAGKEIWRLGTPDKSSGEFRHGVARDPTHPLHPPEYLIYWGAYDWQSDFPKGIDYTIGSSDPATDFNTVHWSVFGPTPDNPNVEYNTTHDWKINFSLTKKQLRNSKKATLTIQLAGAKTASGNTDEYKASEPYINLIHESYINDQKEPLSFVIGFNQSSSCIVRSAVSCYQVRSRMEFPADWLKVGENTLTLHLPYNATDTETAILPATVYVQYDALRLELD, encoded by the exons ATGCGTTTCGCTATTCCTTTAGGTGCGGCGTGCGCCTGGGCTGGCGTTGCGCTGGCAGCGTTGCAGATCGCCGAGGatttcagcagcatcacTCTCAACAATGACCGTTTCAAAGCTGTTtggagcaagagcaagggGTCAGTTGTCGATATGTTCCTCGATGGTCAGGATCTTCTCGGACCTCAATCCGGCTCTACGGGTATTGGACCCTACCTCGACTGCTACTGCGTCCCCTCGGGTTTCTACACAGCAGGCGCCACGAACCCGAGAATGCAGTATGTCGAAGGAACCGACTCGACCGGAACGAAATACGCCGGAGTCATTCTGAATGATACCTATACCCCTACTGGACAACAGTTCCAACAATACTGGTTTCTGCGTGATGGAGAGACAGGGCTGCACATGTTCAGTCGTCTGGCTTATTACAACGAGACCACCCCCTTCCTTCGCAACCTCCAAGAGTTCCGCACGCTCTTCCGGCCAAACACGCAGTTGTGGACACATCTTACGTCCAGTGAGCTCCAGACGGCTCCTTTGCCAAGCAAGAACGCCGTGAGCAAACAGGTGGTCGTTCAGGATGCCACTTGGCGATTCAACAACACCCCAGACGATGCGTACTACACGCAGTTCTCAGAATATTTCACCAAGTACACGTTTTCGAACC AATGGCGTGATAACGACGTTCACGGGCTTTACGGAGACGGCACGAACTCCAACGGCTCGACCTACGGCGCGTGGCTGGTCATGAACACGAAG GGTCCGCTGCACTCCGATCTAACCGTCGATGGTATCGTCTACAACTATATTGTCTCCAACCACCACGGTGAAGGTACACCCAATATCACCAATGGCTTTGACCGGACCTTTGGCCCTCAGTTTTACCTCTTCAACGGTGGCAAGGGTTCCACCTCTTCCCTCCAGGATTTGCGGTCAGAAGCTGCAAAGCTGGCTGATCCCAGTTGGAACGCCGAGTTTTACGACTCAATCGCCAAGCACGTCGTTGGCTACGTGCCTTCCTCGAAGCGTGGCAGCGTCGACGGTCGGATTAAACTTCCTAAGGGCGCTTCCAATCCTATTGCCATCCTCACTGTGGACGGCCAGTATTTCCAGGATAACAGCGTTGTTCCATCCTCGTACCAATACTGGACGGACATCGACACGAGCGGCAGATTCCGTATCGATCGCGTTGTCGAAGGCAAGTACCGACTGACCGTCTACGCTGACGGCATCTTCGGCGACTTTGTGCGCGATGGTGTGACCGTCAGAGCCGGCAAGACTACCACTGTGAAAGAGAAATGGGACGCCGAGTCCGCCGGCAAAGAGATCTGGCGCCTTGGTACCCCCGACAAGTCCTCTGGCGAGTTCCGCCACGGTGTCGCACGCGACCCCACACACCCACTGCACCCGCCGGAGTATCTGATCTACTGGGGCGCATACGACTGGCAATCCGATTTCCCCAAGGGCATCGACTACACAATCGGCAGCAGCGACCCGGCGACGGACTTCAACACAGTGCACTGGTCTGTCTTTGGCCCCACGCCTGACAACCCGAATGTCGAGTACAACACGACCCACGACTGGAAGATCAACTTCTCCCTGACAAAGAAGCAGCTCCGCAACTCCAAGAAGGCTACCCTGACCATCCAGCTGGCTGGCGCCAAGACGGCCTCGGGCAACACCGACGAGTACAAGGCCTCAGAGCCGTACATCAACCTCATCCATGAGAGCTACATCAATGACCAGAAGGAGCCCCTCTCCTTTGTGATTGGCTTCAACCAGTCAAGCAGCTGTATTGTGCGTTCTGCGGTGAGCTGCTACCAGGTCCGCTCACGAATGGAGTTCCCTGCGGATTGGCTCAAGGTCGGCGAGAATACCCTGACACTGCATCTGCCGTACAATGCGACGGACACGGAGACTGCCATTCTACCGGCGACCGTGTATGTGCAATACGACGCTTTGAGATTGGAGCTGGATTAG
- a CDS encoding transcription factor domain-containing protein, translating into MMGSLEEERQTQGFFGSSSATSFMRQIKTAVEKRVGSPDRRTSESILGTAPQSSPLSNRTKRPSIISNYVLPPRKTADNLMDVYWGFVFPLYPLVDSIQLRAEYSKLWTGETLDSDENMLMCTFNVIFALACQLADFIPPNEREASADAFFSRAKDLLHFNLWHGGSAALIQCLLLMAQYLQSTDSAHQCWIVTGLAIRNAQSLGLHLPQTIARLPSFQEQQLARKIWHGCVLMDRVISMTFGRPAMISKASCGAVPLPATVDEEYIPASLGDEVRQPAGRPSVMAFYAKSLELYEILNDILLSLYKPVPEENPEDIYDFYFNKGSDESARTVFELDRALTKWAQSLPAHLRGDTPSMPEDAVFYHQSVVLRARFLHVRMLLFRPILSKYCTAREFTPHDPLISVNDSFPQRVAQQCSIICVKVAQEVIELIYSNIPADGTTGPLPAWWYNILFLIAGRLRSAIIEEVTETAISRSWNCALEILRSYHSHSSSARRCVAALEILYEKVVSEGPPRNEPLTHAQASTFNTTNDMSLGEGMNAILLDGFNMPDFQDMSWLNSVPSNLY; encoded by the exons ATGATGGGTtctctggaggaggagcgccAGACACAAGGGTTTTTTGGCAGCTCGAGTGCTACCAGTTTCATGCGTCAGATCAAGACGGCTGTGGAAAAGAGAGTGGGCTCGCCCGACCGCCGAACATCCGAGTCTATACTGGGAACTGCGCCGCAATCGAGTCCTCTTTCCAACCGGACCAAAAGACCGTCCATCATATCCAACTATGTGCTTCCACCAAGGAAAACTGCCGATAACCTTATGGACGTGTACTGGGGCTTTGTGTTTCCTCTCTATCCGCTGGTAGATAGCATTCAATTGCGAGCGGAGTATAGCAAGCTCTGGACTGGAGAAACGCTCGACTCGGACGAGAATATGCTCATGTGCACATTCAATGTCATTTTTGCTTTGGCCTGTCAGCTGGCTGATTTCATCCCGCCTAACGAGCGTGAAGCATCTGCAGATGCATTCTTCTCTCGAGCGAAAGACCTACTACACTTCAACCTCTGGCACGGCGGCTCTGCTGCTTTGATTCAATGCCTTCTGTTGATGGCCCAATACCTGCAAAGCACCGACTCTGCACACCAGTGCTGGATTGTCACTGGGCTGGCGATTCGCAACGCTCAAAGTCTGGGCCTGCACCTTCCACAGACCATTGCCCGTCTACCGAGCTTCCAAGAACAGCAACTAGCACGGAAAATCTGGCATGGGTGTGTTCTTATGGACAGGGTTATCTCAATGACATTCGGACGACCAGCTATGATCTCCAAGGCATCCTGTGGCGCTGTTCCCCTCCCGGCTACAGTGGACGAGGAGTATATTCCCGCATCTCTGGGTGATGAAGTGAGACAACCCGCCGGCCGTCCTTCCGTCATGGCTTTCTACGCAAAGTCCCTTGAGCTCTACGAGATCCTGAACGATATTCTACTCAGCCTCTACAAACCTGTCCCCGAAGAAAATCCAGAAGACATTTACGATTTCTACTTCAACAAAGGATCAGATGAAAGCGCACGCACGGTCTTCGAACTCGATCGAGCTCTCACCAAATGGGCTCAGAGTCTTCCGGCCCATCTCCGAGGAGATACGCCCTCCATGCCTGAGGATGCGGTATTCTATCACCAGAGCGTAGTTTTGAGAGCTCG ATTTCTCCATGTCCGGATGCTTCTCTTCCGACCGATTTTGTCCAAATACTGTACTGCTCGCGAGTTTACACCGCATGATCCGCTCATCTCAGTGAATGATTCATTCCCTCAGCGAGTTGCGCAGCAGTGCTCCATTATCTGTGTCAAGGTCGCGCAAGAGGTTATTGAATTAATCTACAGCAACATCCCTGCCGACGGCACTACTGGCCCACTTCCAGCCTGGTGGTACAACATCCTCT TTCTGATCGCCGGCCGTCTCCGGTCCGCTATCATCGAAGAAGTAACGGAAACAGCGATAAGCAGATCCTGGAACTGTGCCCTTGAAATATTGCGAAGTTACCACAGCCACAGCTCATCAGCTCGACGGTGTGTCGCCGCATTGGAGATCCTCTACGAAAAGGTCGTTTCGGAAGGACCGCCACGGAACGAGCCGTTGACCCATGCTCAAGCCAGCACTTTCAACACCACGAACGACATGTCCCTCGGCGAAGGCATGAATGCAATCTTGCTGGATGGGTTTAATATGCCTGATTTTCAGGACATGTCATGGCTGAACAGCGTGCCGAGTAATCTTTATTGA